Proteins found in one Streptomyces sp. NBC_00461 genomic segment:
- a CDS encoding DUF3068 domain-containing protein — MRRKASLVLLAFAVFFAALSPMLRWYAFPRLAKIPADQYQDMVLEAKGATLLDYGTMKARRVSEVTIVQTLKGNVEAAKEIERTAGRDVVVWDGLSYVQGPDGKMVSRIPERYIFDAHSQAPVHATGEMVDGAPVKRDGIEFKWPFLTQQRDYEYFDAQTRTTNPIHYKGTRNFRGLKVYYFEQTIPWTKVAFPRTMPVKGITPDSVAKTGTTRWYTTVRRFWVEPVTGAPVYGEELHKEELRGGTLLGGRDKVTAFAGDVKMREDYIRHTVDLVKSNRTLVLLLTSYLPWGFLALGVLLLSLSLYLEARGRRPGDPEPAESSTPEPVTA; from the coding sequence ATGCGCCGCAAGGCCAGTCTGGTCCTGCTCGCCTTCGCCGTGTTCTTCGCGGCTCTGTCCCCGATGCTGCGCTGGTACGCCTTCCCCCGTCTCGCCAAGATCCCGGCCGACCAGTACCAGGACATGGTGCTGGAGGCGAAGGGCGCGACCCTCCTCGACTACGGCACGATGAAGGCACGCAGGGTCTCCGAGGTCACCATCGTGCAGACCCTCAAGGGCAACGTGGAGGCCGCGAAGGAGATCGAGAGGACGGCAGGCCGTGACGTCGTCGTCTGGGACGGCCTGTCCTACGTCCAGGGCCCCGACGGGAAGATGGTCTCCCGCATCCCCGAGCGCTACATCTTCGATGCCCACAGCCAGGCCCCGGTCCACGCCACCGGCGAGATGGTCGACGGCGCACCGGTGAAACGGGACGGCATCGAGTTCAAGTGGCCGTTCCTGACGCAGCAACGGGACTACGAGTACTTCGACGCCCAGACCCGCACCACCAACCCCATCCACTACAAGGGGACGCGGAACTTCCGCGGCCTCAAGGTCTACTACTTCGAGCAGACCATCCCCTGGACCAAGGTGGCGTTCCCCAGGACCATGCCGGTCAAGGGCATCACCCCCGATTCGGTCGCCAAGACCGGCACCACCCGCTGGTACACCACGGTCCGCAGGTTCTGGGTCGAGCCCGTCACCGGTGCTCCCGTCTACGGCGAGGAACTCCACAAGGAGGAACTCCGCGGCGGCACCCTGCTCGGCGGCCGCGACAAGGTAACGGCGTTCGCCGGTGACGTGAAGATGCGCGAGGACTACATCAGGCACACGGTCGACCTGGTCAAGTCCAACCGCACCCTCGTCCTGCTGCTGACGTCGTACCTGCCCTGGGGCTTCCTGGCCCTGGGCGTCCTGCTCCTGTCCCTCTCCCTCTACCTGGAGGCACGCGGCCGCCGCCCGGGCGATCCGGAACCGGCCGAGTCGTCCACGCCGGAACCGGTCACCGCCTGA
- a CDS encoding SPW_0924 family protein — protein MRALIAAATGLALAFALILTITAMGGPTGKTSPKPLLTTVPAHP, from the coding sequence ATGCGCGCCCTGATCGCCGCCGCGACCGGTCTCGCCCTCGCGTTCGCGCTGATCCTCACGATCACGGCCATGGGCGGTCCCACGGGCAAGACGTCCCCGAAACCGCTGCTGACGACGGTGCCCGCACACCCGTAA
- a CDS encoding lytic transglycosylase domain-containing protein yields MAAQFGRRLAKGAATTAVAAVAVAALSASQAPGVTVDDHGRRTASDAQPSPDATADAGAATGNSPYYTDLPPLHSPSPSPSASGTPVAQGGSESGIPATVLDAYKKAEAELRESKPGCNLPWQLLAAIGKVESSQARGGRVSADGTTISPILGPQLDGNGFAMIKDTDGGKYDGNSSYDQAVGPMQFIPSTWAWAGRDGNGDGAKDPNNVYDAALAAGHYLCRYDWDLSTPSDLNRAILSYNNSQDYLNLVLSWLEYYRKGTHEIPNGSGSVPSGRSDDSPGAGPSPSPSQPGRSKPGSGPTRPGNGTGPTAPSTPGSPSPTPTPTPTPTDTVDHLEDAGTAKLTAMAGDAFTKQISTRAETKAGMAVGRVRVRFTVVGDTDTAFTGGERVATVVTNSSGVAVAPALRAGEKTGDVTVRATVVGRSVTGLDYTATVTERVADTLVRTSDTALTCTPGGEFADQAEVKATYKGAVADKVAVTATLIKSVLDPTEDDKGPYFKDADGKPVRTLTGLKTDAKGVLKLPKLYSDDNTGTFMLRVTTAGGAALNVPLTVAPAASASPSPSVSPSPSPSS; encoded by the coding sequence ATGGCGGCGCAATTCGGCAGGAGGCTGGCCAAAGGGGCGGCGACCACCGCCGTGGCAGCGGTCGCGGTAGCGGCTCTGTCCGCCTCTCAGGCTCCGGGGGTGACCGTCGACGACCACGGCAGACGGACCGCCTCGGACGCCCAGCCCTCTCCCGACGCGACCGCGGACGCCGGCGCCGCCACCGGCAACTCGCCGTACTACACGGATCTGCCGCCGCTGCACAGCCCGAGCCCCTCACCGTCCGCCAGCGGCACCCCCGTGGCGCAGGGCGGCTCCGAGTCCGGCATACCCGCGACCGTCCTCGACGCCTACAAGAAGGCCGAGGCCGAGCTGCGCGAGTCCAAGCCCGGCTGCAACCTGCCCTGGCAGCTGCTCGCCGCGATCGGCAAGGTCGAGTCGAGCCAGGCCCGCGGCGGCCGCGTCTCCGCCGACGGCACCACGATCTCCCCGATCCTCGGTCCGCAGCTCGACGGCAACGGCTTCGCGATGATCAAGGACACCGACGGCGGCAAGTACGACGGCAACAGCTCGTACGACCAGGCCGTGGGCCCCATGCAGTTCATCCCCTCCACCTGGGCCTGGGCGGGCCGCGACGGCAACGGCGACGGGGCCAAGGACCCCAACAACGTGTACGACGCCGCCCTCGCCGCCGGCCACTACCTGTGCCGCTACGACTGGGACCTGTCGACCCCGTCCGACCTCAACCGCGCGATCCTCAGCTACAACAACTCGCAGGACTACCTGAACCTCGTCCTGTCGTGGCTGGAGTACTACCGCAAGGGCACCCACGAGATCCCGAACGGCAGCGGCAGTGTCCCCTCGGGCCGCAGCGACGACTCGCCGGGCGCCGGCCCGTCTCCGTCGCCCTCGCAGCCGGGCAGGTCGAAGCCGGGTTCGGGCCCGACCAGGCCGGGCAACGGCACCGGCCCCACCGCCCCGTCGACGCCCGGCAGTCCGTCGCCCACCCCCACTCCCACCCCGACCCCCACCGACACGGTCGACCACCTGGAGGACGCGGGCACCGCGAAGCTCACCGCGATGGCCGGCGACGCGTTCACCAAGCAGATCAGCACCAGGGCCGAGACCAAGGCCGGCATGGCGGTCGGCAGGGTCAGGGTCCGCTTCACCGTCGTCGGCGACACCGACACCGCCTTCACCGGTGGCGAGCGCGTCGCCACGGTCGTCACCAACAGCTCCGGCGTGGCCGTCGCCCCCGCGCTGCGGGCGGGCGAGAAGACCGGCGACGTCACCGTCCGCGCCACCGTCGTGGGCCGTTCGGTCACCGGCCTCGACTACACCGCCACCGTCACCGAGCGCGTCGCCGACACCCTCGTCCGTACCAGCGACACGGCGCTGACCTGCACCCCGGGCGGCGAGTTCGCCGACCAGGCCGAGGTGAAGGCCACCTACAAGGGCGCCGTCGCGGACAAAGTCGCCGTCACCGCGACCCTGATCAAGTCGGTGCTCGACCCGACCGAGGACGACAAGGGCCCGTACTTCAAGGACGCCGACGGCAAGCCCGTACGCACGCTGACGGGCCTCAAGACGGACGCCAAGGGCGTGCTGAAGCTGCCGAAGCTGTACTCCGACGACAACACCGGCACCTTCATGCTCCGCGTCACCACCGCGGGCGGTGCCGCGCTCAACGTCCCGCTGACCGTGGCTCCCGCCGCCTCGGCAAGCCCCAGCCCGTCCGTGAGCCCGAGCCCGAGCCCCAGCTCGTAG
- a CDS encoding DUF4184 family protein, with the protein MPFTLSHAAAVLPAVRADGTGRGRLIPAVLVAGSFAPDMTYYAASAVSRAMEFGDVTHSFPGVFTVDVLVAWALVGLWLLLREPLVALLPRAWQPRPAALLHCGAPRARVRPSLMARWYASAALGALTHVVWDAFTHLDRWGMRLFPVLGHKVDGFPLYWYLQYGGSAVAAGVIAVWVGWALRRESAGVTSTGGPVSAGPSGDGPTGVALLSVRDRWWAGALIGGCAAVGAVQRATRWWAYWGSTAKPWELIPTLCFGAGAGLVLGLLLYAVGVRMWRRPTPNAAEPEPVTADWGRPGRG; encoded by the coding sequence TTGCCGTTCACGCTGAGCCATGCGGCCGCCGTACTGCCCGCGGTGCGCGCCGACGGGACCGGTCGAGGTCGGCTGATTCCGGCCGTGCTCGTGGCCGGCTCCTTCGCGCCGGATATGACCTATTACGCGGCGAGTGCGGTGTCCCGGGCGATGGAGTTCGGAGACGTCACGCACTCCTTCCCCGGCGTCTTCACGGTCGATGTGCTGGTGGCCTGGGCGCTGGTCGGGCTGTGGCTGCTGCTGCGCGAGCCGCTGGTGGCGCTGCTGCCACGGGCCTGGCAACCTCGGCCGGCCGCCCTGCTGCACTGCGGGGCCCCACGCGCGCGCGTCCGGCCGTCCCTGATGGCCCGGTGGTACGCCTCCGCCGCACTCGGCGCCCTGACCCACGTCGTGTGGGACGCCTTCACCCACCTCGACCGCTGGGGCATGCGACTCTTCCCCGTCCTGGGACACAAGGTCGACGGCTTCCCCCTGTACTGGTACCTGCAGTACGGCGGCTCGGCGGTGGCTGCGGGCGTGATCGCGGTGTGGGTGGGGTGGGCGTTGCGGCGGGAGTCGGCGGGGGTGACGTCCACCGGCGGGCCGGTGAGCGCGGGACCATCTGGTGACGGGCCGACGGGTGTCGCCTTGCTGTCGGTACGGGACCGGTGGTGGGCCGGTGCCTTGATCGGCGGGTGTGCGGCGGTTGGGGCCGTGCAGCGCGCGACCCGGTGGTGGGCGTACTGGGGCTCGACCGCGAAGCCGTGGGAACTCATCCCGACGTTGTGCTTCGGAGCGGGCGCGGGGCTCGTGCTGGGTCTGCTGCTGTACGCGGTGGGAGTCAGGATGTGGCGCCGCCCCACGCCGAACGCCGCGGAACCGGAGCCGGTCACTGCCGACTGGGGTCGACCGGGACGTGGGTGA
- the polA gene encoding DNA polymerase I, whose translation MAETASKKTEKTEKTSGGKRPRLMLMDGHSLAYRAFFALPAENFTTATGQPTNAIYGFASMLANTLRDEEPTHFAVAFDVSRKTWRSEEFTEYKANRSKTPDEFKGQVELIGELLDAMHASRFAVDGYEADDIIATLATQAEAEGFEVLIVTGDRDSFQLVTEHTTVLYPTKGVSELTRFTPEKVFEKYGLTPAQYPDFAALRGDPSDNLPGIPGVGEKTAAKWINQFGSFAELVERVEEVKGKAGQNLRDHLAAVQLNRRLTEMVRTVELPKAVTDLERVAYDRTALAMILDTLEIRNPSLRERLLAVDPGGEEAEATPVAPGVELDGTVLGTGELAGWLAEHGTQTLGVATVDTWALGTGSVAEVALAAAGGPAAWFDPSQLDEADEKAWLAWLAAEDRPKVLHNAKGAMRVFTEHGWSIAGVFMDTALAAYLVKPGRRSFDLDALSLEYLGRELAPAAAADGQLAFGADDGAEAEALMVQARAILDLGEAFRGRLEEVGAADLLRDMELPTSILLARMERHGIAADRAHLEAMEQMFAGAVQQAVKEAHAAAGHEFNLGSPKQLQEVLFGELGLPKTKKTKTGYTTDADALAWLATQTDNELPVVMLRHREQAKLRVTVEGLIKTIAADGRIHTTFNQTVAATGRLSSTDPNLQNIPVRTDEGRAIRRGFVVGEGFESLMTADYSQIELRVMAHLSEDEGLIEAFTSGEDLHTTAASQVFGVEPAGVDAEMRRKIKAMSYGLAYGLSAFGLSQQLNIEAGEARGLMDAYFERFGGVRDYLRRAVDEARATGYTATLFGRRRYLPDLNSDNRQRREAAERMALNAPIQGTAADIVKIAMLKVDDALRAADLTSRMLLQVHDEVVLEIAPGERAKAEEIVRREMSDAVHLTVPLGVSVGVGTDWESAAH comes from the coding sequence GTGGCAGAGACAGCATCGAAGAAGACCGAGAAGACCGAGAAGACCTCCGGCGGCAAGCGGCCCCGCCTCATGCTCATGGACGGGCACTCACTGGCCTACCGCGCGTTCTTCGCGCTGCCCGCGGAGAACTTCACGACCGCGACGGGCCAGCCGACGAACGCGATCTACGGCTTCGCGTCGATGCTCGCCAACACCCTGCGTGACGAGGAGCCCACACACTTCGCCGTGGCCTTCGACGTCTCCCGCAAGACGTGGCGCTCCGAGGAGTTCACGGAGTACAAGGCGAACCGTTCCAAGACCCCCGACGAGTTCAAGGGCCAGGTCGAGCTGATCGGCGAGCTCCTCGACGCGATGCACGCGTCGCGGTTCGCGGTCGACGGCTATGAGGCGGACGACATCATCGCCACTCTCGCCACCCAGGCCGAGGCCGAGGGCTTCGAGGTGCTGATCGTCACCGGTGACCGGGACTCCTTCCAGCTGGTCACCGAGCACACGACGGTGCTGTATCCGACCAAGGGCGTCTCCGAGCTGACCCGGTTCACCCCGGAGAAGGTCTTCGAGAAGTACGGGCTGACGCCCGCGCAGTACCCCGACTTCGCCGCCCTGCGCGGCGACCCGTCCGACAACCTGCCGGGCATCCCCGGCGTCGGCGAGAAGACCGCCGCGAAGTGGATCAACCAGTTCGGTTCGTTCGCGGAGCTGGTCGAGCGCGTCGAGGAGGTCAAGGGCAAGGCCGGGCAGAACCTGCGCGACCACCTGGCGGCCGTCCAGCTCAACCGCCGCCTCACCGAGATGGTGCGTACGGTCGAGCTGCCCAAGGCGGTCACCGACCTGGAGCGCGTCGCGTACGACCGCACGGCCCTGGCGATGATCCTGGACACCCTGGAGATCAGGAACCCCTCGCTGCGCGAGCGGCTGCTCGCCGTGGATCCGGGCGGCGAGGAGGCCGAGGCGACGCCGGTGGCCCCCGGCGTGGAGCTGGACGGGACGGTGCTGGGCACCGGCGAGCTGGCCGGCTGGCTCGCCGAGCACGGCACGCAGACGCTCGGCGTGGCCACGGTCGACACGTGGGCGCTGGGCACCGGCTCGGTCGCCGAGGTCGCGCTCGCCGCCGCCGGGGGACCGGCCGCCTGGTTCGACCCGTCCCAGCTGGACGAGGCCGACGAGAAGGCGTGGCTGGCCTGGCTGGCCGCCGAGGACCGGCCCAAGGTGCTGCACAACGCCAAGGGCGCCATGCGTGTGTTCACCGAGCACGGCTGGAGCATCGCCGGTGTCTTCATGGACACCGCGCTGGCCGCCTACCTGGTCAAGCCGGGCCGTCGCTCCTTCGACCTGGACGCGCTGTCCCTGGAGTACCTGGGCCGTGAGCTTGCTCCCGCCGCCGCGGCCGACGGCCAGCTCGCCTTCGGTGCCGACGACGGTGCCGAGGCCGAGGCGCTCATGGTGCAGGCCCGCGCGATCCTCGACCTCGGGGAGGCGTTCCGGGGCCGCCTTGAGGAGGTCGGCGCCGCGGACCTGCTGCGCGACATGGAGCTGCCCACCTCCATTCTGCTGGCCCGCATGGAGCGGCACGGCATCGCGGCCGACCGGGCCCACCTGGAGGCCATGGAGCAGATGTTCGCCGGCGCCGTCCAGCAGGCGGTGAAGGAGGCGCACGCGGCCGCGGGGCACGAGTTCAACCTCGGCTCGCCCAAGCAGCTGCAGGAGGTCCTCTTCGGTGAGCTCGGCCTGCCCAAGACGAAGAAGACCAAGACCGGCTACACCACGGACGCCGACGCCCTGGCCTGGCTCGCCACCCAGACGGACAACGAACTGCCGGTCGTCATGCTCCGCCACCGCGAGCAGGCGAAGCTGCGGGTCACCGTCGAGGGCCTGATCAAGACGATCGCCGCCGACGGCCGTATCCACACCACCTTCAACCAGACGGTCGCCGCGACCGGCCGTCTGTCGTCCACGGACCCGAACCTGCAGAACATCCCGGTCCGCACGGACGAGGGCCGCGCCATCCGCCGGGGCTTCGTGGTCGGCGAGGGCTTCGAGTCGCTGATGACCGCCGACTACAGCCAGATCGAACTGCGCGTGATGGCCCACCTCTCCGAGGACGAGGGCCTGATCGAGGCGTTCACCTCCGGCGAGGACCTGCACACCACCGCGGCCTCCCAGGTGTTCGGCGTCGAGCCCGCCGGGGTGGACGCGGAGATGCGGCGCAAGATCAAGGCCATGTCGTACGGCCTGGCGTACGGGCTGTCGGCGTTCGGACTGTCCCAGCAGCTGAACATCGAGGCGGGGGAGGCGCGCGGCCTGATGGACGCGTACTTCGAGCGCTTCGGCGGCGTCCGGGACTATCTGCGCCGGGCGGTCGACGAGGCCCGTGCCACGGGCTACACGGCGACGCTCTTCGGTCGCCGCCGCTACCTCCCCGACCTCAACAGCGACAACCGGCAGCGCCGCGAGGCCGCCGAGCGCATGGCCCTCAACGCGCCCATCCAGGGCACCGCGGCGGACATCGTCAAGATCGCCATGCTCAAGGTGGACGACGCGCTGCGGGCGGCGGACCTCACCTCCCGCATGCTCCTCCAGGTCCACGACGAAGTCGTCCTGGAGATCGCCCCCGGGGAGCGTGCGAAGGCGGAGGAGATCGTCCGCCGCGAAATGTCCGACGCCGTTCACCTGACAGTGCCACTGGGCGTCTCGGTGGGCGTGGGCACGGACTGGGAGTCGGCGGCGCACTAG
- a CDS encoding FdhF/YdeP family oxidoreductase, producing the protein MATKPPKGDPVQDAPQVVEPKHAAAGLPAIGHTLRIAQQQMGVKRTALTLLRVNQKDGFDCPGCAWPEPEHRHKAEFCENGAKAVAEEATLRRVTPEFFAAHSVADLANRSGYWLGQQGRLTHPMHLPEGGTHYEPVSWERAFDIVAEEIAALGSPDEALFYTSGRTSNEAAFLYQLFARQLGTNNLPDCSNMCHESSGSALNETIGIGKGSVLLEDLYKADLIIVAGQNPGTNHPRMLSALEKAKAGGAKIVSVNPLPEAGLERFKNPQTPQGMLKGAALTDLFLQIRIGGDQALFRLLNKLILEADGAVDEDFVREHTHGYEEFAAAARTADWDETLAATGLAREEIERTLRMVLASKRTIVCWAMGLTQHKHSVPTIREVVNFLLLRGNIGRPGAGVCPVRGHSNVQGDRTMGIFERPAPAFLDALEKEFGFAPPREHGYDVVQAIRALRDGAAKVFFAMGGNFVSASPDTEVTEAAMRRARLTVHVSTKLNRSHAVTGARALILPTLGRTERDLQGGGEQFVTVEDSMGMVHASRGRLEPAGTHLLSEPAIVCRLARRVLGEESTTPWEEFEKDYATIRDRIARVIPGFEDFNARVAHPDGFALPHAPRDERRFPTATGKANFTAAPVEYPALPEGRLLLQTLRSHDQYNTTIYGLDDRYRGIKNGRRVVLVHPEDARALKVAEGSYVDLVSEWKDGVERRAAGFRVVHYPTARGCAAAYYPETNVLVPLDSTADISNTPASKSVVVRLEQSPTH; encoded by the coding sequence ATGGCGACGAAGCCGCCCAAGGGCGACCCGGTTCAGGACGCGCCGCAGGTCGTCGAGCCGAAGCACGCCGCGGCGGGACTCCCCGCCATCGGGCACACGCTGCGCATCGCCCAGCAGCAGATGGGTGTGAAGCGCACCGCGCTGACGCTGCTGCGCGTCAACCAGAAGGACGGCTTCGACTGCCCGGGCTGCGCCTGGCCGGAGCCGGAGCACCGGCACAAGGCGGAGTTCTGTGAGAACGGCGCGAAGGCGGTGGCCGAGGAAGCCACCCTGCGCCGGGTCACCCCGGAGTTCTTCGCCGCCCACTCCGTCGCCGATCTCGCGAACCGCAGCGGCTACTGGCTGGGCCAGCAGGGCCGGCTGACGCATCCCATGCATCTCCCCGAAGGGGGCACGCACTACGAGCCGGTGAGCTGGGAGCGCGCCTTCGACATCGTCGCCGAGGAGATCGCCGCCCTGGGCTCCCCGGACGAGGCCCTGTTCTACACGTCGGGCCGCACCAGCAACGAAGCGGCCTTCCTCTACCAGCTGTTCGCCCGACAGCTCGGCACGAACAACCTGCCCGACTGCTCCAACATGTGCCACGAGTCGTCCGGTTCGGCACTGAACGAGACGATCGGCATCGGCAAGGGCAGCGTCCTGCTGGAGGACCTCTACAAGGCCGACCTGATCATCGTCGCCGGCCAGAACCCCGGCACCAACCACCCGCGCATGCTCTCCGCGCTGGAGAAGGCCAAGGCGGGCGGCGCGAAGATCGTCAGCGTCAACCCGCTGCCCGAGGCCGGTCTGGAGCGCTTCAAGAACCCGCAGACCCCGCAGGGCATGCTCAAGGGCGCCGCGCTCACCGACCTGTTCCTGCAGATCCGCATCGGCGGCGACCAGGCCCTCTTCCGCCTCCTCAACAAGCTGATCCTGGAGGCGGACGGCGCGGTCGACGAGGACTTCGTGCGTGAACACACCCACGGCTACGAGGAGTTCGCGGCAGCCGCCCGCACCGCCGACTGGGACGAGACGCTCGCCGCCACGGGTCTCGCCCGCGAGGAGATCGAGCGGACCCTGCGGATGGTCCTCGCCTCCAAGCGCACCATCGTGTGCTGGGCGATGGGCCTCACCCAGCACAAGCACTCCGTGCCGACCATCCGCGAGGTGGTCAACTTCCTTCTGCTGCGCGGCAACATCGGCCGCCCGGGGGCCGGAGTGTGCCCGGTCCGCGGACACAGCAACGTCCAGGGCGACCGCACGATGGGCATCTTCGAGCGCCCCGCACCCGCCTTCCTGGACGCCCTGGAGAAGGAGTTCGGCTTCGCGCCGCCGCGCGAGCACGGCTACGACGTCGTCCAGGCCATCCGCGCCCTGCGCGACGGCGCGGCGAAGGTCTTCTTCGCCATGGGCGGCAACTTCGTCTCCGCCTCCCCCGACACGGAGGTCACCGAGGCGGCCATGCGGCGCGCCCGGCTGACCGTGCACGTGTCGACGAAGCTCAACCGCTCGCACGCGGTCACGGGCGCGCGTGCCCTCATCCTGCCCACGCTCGGCCGCACCGAGCGCGATCTCCAGGGCGGCGGCGAGCAGTTCGTGACCGTCGAGGACTCCATGGGCATGGTGCACGCCTCCCGCGGCCGACTGGAGCCCGCCGGCACCCACCTGCTGTCCGAGCCGGCCATCGTCTGCCGTCTGGCCCGCCGCGTGCTCGGCGAGGAAAGCACCACACCGTGGGAGGAGTTCGAGAAGGACTACGCCACGATCCGCGACCGCATCGCCCGCGTGATCCCCGGCTTCGAGGACTTCAACGCGCGCGTGGCCCACCCCGACGGCTTCGCCCTCCCGCACGCCCCCCGCGACGAACGCCGCTTCCCGACCGCCACCGGCAAGGCCAACTTCACCGCGGCACCCGTGGAATACCCCGCACTGCCCGAAGGCCGCCTGCTGCTGCAGACGCTGCGCTCGCACGACCAGTACAACACCACGATCTACGGCCTCGACGACCGCTACCGCGGCATCAAGAACGGCCGCCGGGTCGTCCTGGTCCACCCCGAGGACGCGCGGGCGCTCAAGGTCGCCGAGGGGTCGTACGTCGACCTGGTCAGCGAGTGGAAGGACGGCGTCGAGCGCAGGGCGGCCGGCTTCCGGGTCGTGCACTACCCCACGGCACGCGGCTGCGCGGCCGCGTACTACCCGGAGACCAACGTGCTGGTCCCGCTGGACTCCACCGCCGACATCAGCAACACCCCGGCCAGCAAGTCCGTCGTCGTACGTCTGGAACAATCACCAACCCACTGA
- a CDS encoding PaaI family thioesterase codes for MGEQQYVKFPQEVIDEYAALGVDLPALFSAGHLGTRMGVEIIEASADRVVGTMPVEGNTQPYGLLHGGASAVLAETLGSVGSMLHGGSSKLAVGVDLNCTHHRGARSGLVTGVATPVHRGRTTATYEIVISDEEGRRVCSARLTCLLRDVQQPAAD; via the coding sequence ATGGGCGAGCAGCAGTACGTGAAGTTCCCGCAGGAGGTCATCGACGAGTACGCCGCACTCGGCGTCGACCTCCCCGCCCTGTTCTCCGCCGGGCACCTCGGCACACGCATGGGCGTGGAGATCATCGAAGCCTCGGCGGACCGCGTCGTCGGCACCATGCCCGTCGAGGGCAACACCCAGCCCTACGGACTGCTGCACGGCGGCGCCTCGGCGGTCCTCGCCGAAACCCTCGGCTCCGTCGGCTCGATGCTGCACGGCGGCAGCTCCAAGCTCGCGGTGGGCGTCGACCTGAACTGCACCCACCACCGCGGCGCGCGATCCGGCCTCGTGACCGGCGTGGCCACACCGGTCCACCGCGGGCGCACCACGGCGACGTACGAGATCGTGATCAGCGACGAGGAAGGACGGCGCGTGTGCAGTGCACGGCTGACCTGCCTGCTGCGTGACGTACAGCAGCCCGCCGCGGACTGA
- a CDS encoding branched-chain amino acid ABC transporter substrate-binding protein, with translation MRHRSLVILTSVLTTGALTLTACGSRNDDKGGDSGSKKTEVIIGVDAPLTGQNSATGLGIQGGVQVAVDDANKNNLVPGVTFKVQALDDKAIPASGQQNATQLVNNDKVLGVVGPLNSGVATQMQQVFATANLVEISPSNTAPELTQGKNWQTKKARPFKTYFRTATTDALQGGFAADYAYNTLKKKSVFVVDDKQTYGAGLAKLFTAGFTKAGGKVAGTDHVNTGDTDFSALVTKIKNSKADLVYYGGQYDESEKLTKQLKDGGAKVPLFGGDGMFSDTYIQTAGKTSEGDLATSVGQPVDTLASAQDFIKKYKAAGLKGDYGTYGGYSYDAATAIIKAIANVVKDGKVPSDARAKIVDEVSKTKFDGVAGPVAFDQYGDTTNKQLTVYQVTNGKWKAVKSGTFNG, from the coding sequence GTGCGACACCGTTCTTTGGTCATACTCACCTCCGTGCTCACCACAGGCGCCCTCACGCTGACCGCCTGCGGCTCGCGCAACGACGACAAGGGTGGGGACAGCGGCAGCAAGAAGACCGAGGTCATCATTGGCGTCGACGCACCGCTGACCGGCCAGAACTCGGCGACCGGCCTCGGCATCCAGGGCGGCGTCCAGGTCGCCGTCGACGACGCCAACAAAAACAACCTCGTGCCCGGCGTGACGTTCAAGGTCCAGGCCCTCGACGACAAGGCCATCCCCGCCAGCGGTCAGCAGAACGCCACCCAGCTCGTCAACAACGACAAGGTGCTCGGCGTCGTCGGCCCGCTGAACTCCGGCGTCGCCACCCAGATGCAGCAGGTCTTCGCCACCGCCAACCTGGTCGAGATCTCGCCGTCCAACACCGCCCCCGAGCTCACCCAGGGCAAGAACTGGCAGACGAAGAAGGCCCGCCCCTTCAAGACCTACTTCCGTACCGCCACCACCGACGCCCTCCAGGGCGGCTTCGCGGCCGACTACGCGTACAACACGCTGAAGAAGAAGAGCGTCTTCGTCGTCGACGACAAGCAGACCTACGGCGCCGGCCTGGCCAAGCTGTTCACCGCCGGCTTCACCAAGGCGGGCGGCAAGGTCGCCGGCACCGACCACGTCAACACCGGCGACACCGACTTCTCCGCCCTCGTCACCAAGATCAAGAACTCCAAGGCCGACCTGGTCTACTACGGCGGCCAGTACGACGAGTCCGAGAAGCTCACCAAGCAGCTCAAGGACGGCGGCGCCAAGGTCCCGCTCTTCGGCGGCGACGGCATGTTCAGCGACACCTACATCCAGACCGCCGGCAAGACCTCCGAAGGTGACCTCGCCACCTCCGTCGGCCAGCCCGTCGACACCCTCGCCTCCGCCCAGGACTTCATCAAGAAGTACAAGGCAGCCGGCCTCAAGGGCGACTACGGCACCTACGGCGGCTACTCCTACGACGCCGCCACCGCCATCATCAAGGCCATCGCCAACGTCGTGAAGGACGGCAAGGTCCCCTCCGACGCCCGCGCCAAGATCGTCGACGAGGTCAGCAAGACCAAGTTCGACGGCGTCGCCGGCCCCGTCGCCTTCGACCAGTACGGCGACACCACCAACAAGCAGCTGACCGTCTACCAGGTCACCAACGGCAAGTGGAAGGCCGTCAAGAGCGGCACGTTCAACGGCTGA